From Tiliqua scincoides isolate rTilSci1 chromosome 2, rTilSci1.hap2, whole genome shotgun sequence, the proteins below share one genomic window:
- the LOC136639131 gene encoding zinc finger protein 709-like, giving the protein MAAAHPGQSPISFAEVSVYFSSAEWVLLDQQQRCLYEAVIMDNYENVTFVESSIWNQIGRNRLLVSSSKENTHIEEPYKCSVYGKRFLCCCNLIGETHTGNDNLRNHQRIHAGEKSCSFECGRSFSQCGEHTIHQRTDRGKNPYRCLECGKSFSRGGDLRRHKRTHTGEKPYTCQECGKSFTRNDRLRDHQRTHTGEKPYMCLECGESFSHSIDLGNHQRTHSGEKPYTCQECGKTYRCSRSLRSHRKTHNKEKQYLCKECGKSFHCSSNFKVHQTTHTGEKAYTCSYCGKSFSTGGKLMLHQRTHTGEKPYKCQECGKSFNRNDKLRDHQRTHTGEKLYTCQECGKSFRKSANLMVHQTTHKKEKPYTCQECGKSFSKSNQLTIHQRTHSGEKPYTCQQCGKSFSQSGGLRIHQRTHTGEKPYTCQECGKSFSWNDQLRCHQRTHTEEKPYTCQDCGKSFSWSSNLMGHQTIHTGEKPYKCGECGRSFRMSSSLKIHRRVHTGERPYTCQECGKSFRSNSNLIGHRIIHTGEKPYSCQECGKSFQRRNYLKKHLRTHGEQEP; this is encoded by the exons ATGGCTGCTGCACATCCAGGCCAG agccccATTTCATTTGCGGAGGTTTctgtgtatttcagcagtgcGGAGTGGGTTCTGCTGGATCAACAACAAAGGTGCTTGTATGAAGCAGTCATAATGGACAATTATGAGAATGTgacctttgtag AATCTTCCATTTGGAACCAGATTGGAAGAAACAGGCTGCTGGTTTCTTCTTCAAAGGAAAACACCCACATAGAGGAACCCTATAAATGCTCTGTGTATGGAAAGaggttcctttgctgctgcaatcTTATTGGAGAGACCCACACAGGGAATGATAACCTTAGAAATCATCAGAGAATTCATGCAGGGGAGAAATCCTGTTCCTttgagtgtggaaggagcttcagtcaATGTGGGGAACATACAATCCATCAGAGAACTGATAGAGGTAAGAACCCCTATAGATgcctagagtgtggaaagagcttcagtcggggTGGAGATCTTAGGAGGCAtaagagaacccacacaggggagaaaccttatacatgccaggagtgtggaaagagcttcactcggAATGACAGACTTAGAGatcatcaaagaactcacacaggagaaaaaccctatatgtgcctggagtgtggagaGAGCTTCAGTCACAGTATTGATCTTGGaaaccatcagagaacccactcaggagagaaaccttatacatgtcaggagtgtggaaagacctacAGATGCAGCAGGAGCCTTAGATCCCATCGTAAAACCCATAACAAGGAGAAACAATATTTGTGtaaggagtgtggaaagagcttccattGCAGCAGCAATTTTAAAGTTCATCAGACaacacacacaggagaaaagGCCTATACATGTTCCtattgtggaaagagctttagtacaGGTGGTAAACTTATgctccatcagagaacccacacaggggagaaaccctataaatgccaggagtgtggaaagagcttcaatcggAATGATAAACTTAGAGATCATCAGaggactcacacaggggagaaactctatacatgccaggagtgcgGTAAGAGCTTTAGGAAGAGTGCTAATCTTATGGTCCATCAGACAACCCACAAAaaggagaaaccctatacatgccaggaatgtggaaagagctttagtaagAGTAATCAACTTAcaatccatcagagaacccattcaggagagaaaccctatacgtgccagcagtgtggaaagagcttcagtcagagtggtggACTTAGGattcatcagagaactcacacaggtgagaaaccatatacatgccaagagtgtggaaagagcttcagttggaatGATCAACTTAGATgtcatcagagaacccacacagaggagaaaccttatacatgccaggactgtggaaagagcttcagctggAGCAGCAACCTTATGGGTCATCAGACAatacacacaggagaaaaaccctataaatgcggtgagtgtggaaggagctttaGGATGAGTAGTAGTCTTAAGATTCATCGGAGAgtccacacaggggagagaccttatacatgccaggagtgtggaaagagtttcagatcCAACAGTAACCTTATTGGTCATCGGATAatacacacaggagaaaaaccctattcgtgccaagagtgtggaaagagcttccaaaGGCGTAATTATCTTAAGAAACATTTGAGAACCCATGGAGAACAGGAACCTTAA